A genomic stretch from Deltaproteobacteria bacterium includes:
- a CDS encoding amidohydrolase: MSLLIKNGLLDGMRQDVFIDGNRFSVIGPNLGQAADEVIDASNLAILPGLANAHTHAAMTLLRGYADDMELHSWLAEHIWPFEVRMTEEDVYTGTRLACLEMIKSGTTFFADMYWHLPGIVRAVSEMGLRARLSGDFIDMNDSSRLGELQSRISLSMEASRDWPDRLGFCLGPHSIYTVSRQGLEWARDYSATYGLFVQIHVSETKGEVDDCLAAHGCRPVEYLYNLGLLGPQTILVHAIWLDGRERDLLAASGASLAHCPVSNMKLCSGAFPFRDFLHQNVNVALGTDGCSSNNNLDMFEEMKFSALWAKYQLMNPTAVTAEESFRAATRSGYRAFGLDGGEIAVGELADCILVDLDHPALVPNHNLISNLVYSAHGDCVDTTICDGRILMRGRKVDGEAEIVGQARARVKALTN, translated from the coding sequence ATGAGTCTGCTGATCAAAAACGGTTTGCTGGACGGCATGCGGCAGGACGTGTTTATCGATGGCAATCGGTTTTCAGTCATTGGTCCGAATCTGGGCCAGGCGGCTGATGAAGTCATCGACGCCTCGAATCTGGCCATCCTCCCCGGTTTGGCCAATGCCCACACCCATGCGGCCATGACTCTGCTCCGCGGCTATGCCGACGACATGGAGCTCCACTCCTGGCTGGCGGAGCATATCTGGCCCTTTGAAGTCCGAATGACCGAAGAGGATGTCTATACGGGAACCCGTCTGGCCTGTCTGGAGATGATCAAATCGGGCACGACCTTTTTTGCCGACATGTACTGGCATCTGCCGGGCATTGTCCGGGCCGTGAGCGAAATGGGCCTGCGGGCCCGTCTCAGCGGAGACTTTATCGATATGAATGATTCGAGTCGGCTGGGCGAATTGCAGTCCAGGATATCCTTGTCCATGGAAGCTAGTCGAGATTGGCCGGACCGCCTCGGTTTCTGTCTCGGCCCCCATTCCATTTACACGGTCTCCCGCCAGGGCCTGGAATGGGCCAGGGATTATTCGGCCACATATGGCCTTTTCGTTCAGATACATGTGTCCGAGACGAAGGGGGAAGTCGACGATTGTCTGGCCGCTCACGGTTGCCGGCCGGTAGAGTATCTGTACAACCTCGGCCTGCTTGGGCCGCAGACGATTCTGGTCCATGCCATCTGGCTGGACGGACGGGAGCGGGATCTCCTGGCCGCCTCCGGGGCCTCCCTGGCCCATTGCCCCGTTTCGAACATGAAACTCTGCTCCGGGGCCTTTCCATTTCGCGATTTCTTGCATCAAAACGTGAACGTGGCCCTGGGCACCGACGGGTGTTCCTCCAACAACAATCTGGACATGTTCGAGGAGATGAAGTTTTCGGCCCTGTGGGCCAAGTATCAGCTCATGAATCCCACGGCCGTGACCGCAGAGGAGTCTTTCCGGGCGGCCACCAGGAGCGGATATCGGGCCTTTGGCTTGGACGGAGGCGAAATCGCCGTCGGCGAGCTGGCCGATTGCATTCTGGTGGATCTCGATCATCCGGCCCTGGTGCCCAACCACAACCTGATTTCCAATCTAGTTTACAGCGCCCACGGCGATTGCGTGGACACGACCATTTGCGACGGGCGAATCCTCATGCGTGGCCGGAAAGTGGACGGCGAGGCCGAAATCGTCGGGCAGGCCCGGGCCAGGGTCAAAGCTCTGACGAATTGA